A genomic window from Osmia bicornis bicornis chromosome 4, iOsmBic2.1, whole genome shotgun sequence includes:
- the LOC114874715 gene encoding innexin inx1, with the protein MYKLLGGLGTFLKWQDITTDSMVFRLHNHFTAVLLFTCSMVITATQYVGNPINCIVQGLPPHPVNTYCWITSTFTMPDAFNRQVGIEVAHPGVANDFGDVDARKYYTYYQWVCFVLFFQACLCYVPQWLWNMWEGGLISTLVMGMNHGLDKQENIRKKKSVLMDYLMNHIRSHNMYVYRYFICEALCLVNIFLQLYLMNRFFDGEFLSYGLRVLQFSEVPQEERVDPMVYVFPRVTKCLFYKYGASGTIQQHDSLCILPLNIVNEKTYIFIWFWFTILSILLLGLMVYRAAIIFAPAVRPRLLHLSSRLLCIETCYSISKKIDLGDWWLLYILSSNMDSLIYRDFLQELTKKMGDRQSAMA; encoded by the exons ATGTACAAGCTACTAGGGGGTCTTGGCACGTTCCTGAAATGGCAGGACATCACGACGGATTCTATGGTGTTCCGGTTGCACAACCACTTTACGGCGGTGCTACTTTTCACGTGTTCGATGGTGATCACGGCCACCCAATACGTTGGTAATCCGATCAACTGTATCGTTCAAGGTTTACCACCGCACCCTGTCAACACTTATTGCTGGATAACGTCTACGTTCACTATGCCGGATGCATTCAATCGGCAG GTCGGTATAGAGGTGGCGCATCCAGGAGTGGCCAACGACTTCGGCGACGTGGACGCAAGGAAATATTATACGTACTACCAATGGGTCTGCTTCGTATTATTCTTCCAG GCATGCTTGTGCTATGTACCACAATGGTTATGGAACATGTGGGAGGGTGGTTTGATCAGTACATTGGTCATGGGTATGAATCACGGCCTCGATAAACAAGAGAACATCCGGAAGAAAAAGTCCGTGTTAATGGATTATCTAATGAATCATATTAGG AGTCACAACATGTACGTGTACCGATACTTCATTTGCGAGGCGCTTTGCCTAGTGAATATCTTCCTTCAATTATACCTGATGAATCGATTTTTCGACGGGGAATTCCTCAGCTACGGATTGCGAGTACTGCAGTTTTCGGAGGTGCCACAGGAAGAGCGTGTGGATCCCATGGTCTACGTGTTCCCTCGCGTCACCAAGTGTCTCTTCTATAAGTATGGTGCTTCGGGAACGATACAGCAACACGATTCCCTCTGCATTCTTCCATTAAACATCGTCAATGAGAAGACGTATATCTTCATCTGGTTCTGGTTCACCATTCTATCCATCTTGTTATTGGGTCTGATGGTATACAGAGCAGCCATCATTTTTGCCCCGGCCGTGAGACCGAGACTGTTACATCTCTCCTCTCGGCTGTTGTGTATAGAAACCTGTTACAGTATCAGCAAAAAGATTGATCTGGGTGACTGGTGGCTTCTCTACATTCTGTCTTCCAACATGGACTCACTAATCTACAGGGACTTTCTCCAGGAACTGACCAAGAAGATGGGCGATAGGCAATCAGCTATGGCTTAG